A single region of the Stigmatopora argus isolate UIUO_Sarg chromosome 6, RoL_Sarg_1.0, whole genome shotgun sequence genome encodes:
- the sp7 gene encoding transcription factor Sp7 isoform X1, with the protein MAASILEVGNFFEEARYGSSPLAMLTATCNKFGSTSPATDSATPGKNCGPAPLKKPYDMTSDLQAAKNARTADGSGLADSYGGSFATGGLLTPTGSPPPTSGGGYASEYNPFAHSFPTSVSQDPSSLASKTHATADCLTGVYTSLDMTHPYGSWYKAGIHPGITAAPANAASSWWDVHPNSNWLSASQPQSDGGLQASLQPVAPQASLSPQLPSYGTDFTTLNPAPYPSLGSSSHLLQQSQHMLPQDMYKPKPVPGAGLMETPMGLKPTRGSGGYGTGSAPSRSSCDCPNCQELERLGASAASLRKKPVHSCHIPGCGKVYGKASHLKAHLRWHTGERPFVCNWLFCGKRFTRSDELERHVRTHTREKKFTCLLCNKRFTRSDHLSKHQKTHAESALQGKTATAEGEADHRGEETAEINAANGEPVANGDEKTGLPAGVENSGGLLEI; encoded by the exons ATGGCCGCATCTATTCTGGAGGTAGGGAATTTCTTT GAAGAAGCGCGCTATGGCTCCAGTCCTCTGGCTATGTTAACCGCTACCTGCAACAAGTTCGGCAGCACCAGTCCAGCGACCGACTCCGCCACCCCCGGCAAGAACTGCGGCCCCGCTCCGCTCAAGAAGCCCTACGACATGACCTCCGACCTTCAGGCGGCCAAGAACGCCCGCACCGCCGACGGCAGCGGCCTGGCCGACTCCTACGGCGGCTCCTTCGCCACCGGCGGACTGCTCACGCCGACCGGAAGCCCCCCTCCGACCTCCGGCGGGGGCTACGCCTCCGAGTACAACCCTTTCGCCCACTCCTTCCCGACCTCCGTCTCCCAGGACCCGTCCTCGTTGGCGTCCAAGACCCACGCCACGGCCGACTGCCTGACCGGCGTCTACACCTCCCTGGACATGACGCACCCTTACGGCTCGTGGTACAAGGCCGGGATCCACCCGGGCATCACGGCGGCACCGGCCAACGCCGCCTCCTCCTGGTGGGACGTCCACCCAAACTCCAACTGGCTGTCGGCGAGCCAGCCCCAGTCGGACGGGGGTCTCCAGGCCTCGCTCCAACCCGTGGCGCCGCAGGCCTCCCTGAGCCCCCAGCTGCCCAGTTACGGCACCGACTTCACCACCCTGAACCCGGCCCCCTACCCTTCCCTGGGCTCGTCCTCCCACCTCCTCCAGCAGTCCCAGCACATGCTACCCCAGGACATGTACAAGCCCAAGCCGGTACCCGGCGCGGGGCTCATGGAGACTCCCATGGGGTTGAAGCCCACCAGGGGATCGGGGGGCTACGGCACGGGTTCGGCCCCCTCCAGGTCCTCCTGCGACTGCCCCAACTGCCAGGAACTGGAGCGCCTGGGGGCCTCGGCGGCCTCCCTGAGAAAGAAACCGGTGCACAGCTGCCACATCCCCGGCTGCGGGAAGGTCTACGGCAAGGCGTCCCACCTGAAAGCCCACCTGCGCTGGCACACCGGCGAGAGGCCGTTCGTGTGCAACTGGCTGTTCTGCGGTAAGCGCTTCACCCGCTCGGACGAACTGGAGCGCCACGTGCGCACCCACACGCGGGAGAAGAAGTTCACCTGCCTGCTGTGCAACAAGCGCTTCACCCGCAGTGACCACCTCTCTAAGCACCAGAAGACCCACGCCGAATCGGCGCTACAGGGGAAAACCGCCACCGCCGAGGGCGAGGCGGACCACCGGGGCGAGGAGACTGCCGAGATCAACGCCGCCAACGGAGAGCCCGTGGCGAACGGAGACGAAAAGACGGGGCTTCCAGCCGGGGTGGAGAACAGCGGTGGGCTGTTGGAGATCTAA
- the sp7 gene encoding transcription factor Sp7 isoform X2, translated as MAASILEEEARYGSSPLAMLTATCNKFGSTSPATDSATPGKNCGPAPLKKPYDMTSDLQAAKNARTADGSGLADSYGGSFATGGLLTPTGSPPPTSGGGYASEYNPFAHSFPTSVSQDPSSLASKTHATADCLTGVYTSLDMTHPYGSWYKAGIHPGITAAPANAASSWWDVHPNSNWLSASQPQSDGGLQASLQPVAPQASLSPQLPSYGTDFTTLNPAPYPSLGSSSHLLQQSQHMLPQDMYKPKPVPGAGLMETPMGLKPTRGSGGYGTGSAPSRSSCDCPNCQELERLGASAASLRKKPVHSCHIPGCGKVYGKASHLKAHLRWHTGERPFVCNWLFCGKRFTRSDELERHVRTHTREKKFTCLLCNKRFTRSDHLSKHQKTHAESALQGKTATAEGEADHRGEETAEINAANGEPVANGDEKTGLPAGVENSGGLLEI; from the exons ATGGCCGCATCTATTCTGGAG GAAGAAGCGCGCTATGGCTCCAGTCCTCTGGCTATGTTAACCGCTACCTGCAACAAGTTCGGCAGCACCAGTCCAGCGACCGACTCCGCCACCCCCGGCAAGAACTGCGGCCCCGCTCCGCTCAAGAAGCCCTACGACATGACCTCCGACCTTCAGGCGGCCAAGAACGCCCGCACCGCCGACGGCAGCGGCCTGGCCGACTCCTACGGCGGCTCCTTCGCCACCGGCGGACTGCTCACGCCGACCGGAAGCCCCCCTCCGACCTCCGGCGGGGGCTACGCCTCCGAGTACAACCCTTTCGCCCACTCCTTCCCGACCTCCGTCTCCCAGGACCCGTCCTCGTTGGCGTCCAAGACCCACGCCACGGCCGACTGCCTGACCGGCGTCTACACCTCCCTGGACATGACGCACCCTTACGGCTCGTGGTACAAGGCCGGGATCCACCCGGGCATCACGGCGGCACCGGCCAACGCCGCCTCCTCCTGGTGGGACGTCCACCCAAACTCCAACTGGCTGTCGGCGAGCCAGCCCCAGTCGGACGGGGGTCTCCAGGCCTCGCTCCAACCCGTGGCGCCGCAGGCCTCCCTGAGCCCCCAGCTGCCCAGTTACGGCACCGACTTCACCACCCTGAACCCGGCCCCCTACCCTTCCCTGGGCTCGTCCTCCCACCTCCTCCAGCAGTCCCAGCACATGCTACCCCAGGACATGTACAAGCCCAAGCCGGTACCCGGCGCGGGGCTCATGGAGACTCCCATGGGGTTGAAGCCCACCAGGGGATCGGGGGGCTACGGCACGGGTTCGGCCCCCTCCAGGTCCTCCTGCGACTGCCCCAACTGCCAGGAACTGGAGCGCCTGGGGGCCTCGGCGGCCTCCCTGAGAAAGAAACCGGTGCACAGCTGCCACATCCCCGGCTGCGGGAAGGTCTACGGCAAGGCGTCCCACCTGAAAGCCCACCTGCGCTGGCACACCGGCGAGAGGCCGTTCGTGTGCAACTGGCTGTTCTGCGGTAAGCGCTTCACCCGCTCGGACGAACTGGAGCGCCACGTGCGCACCCACACGCGGGAGAAGAAGTTCACCTGCCTGCTGTGCAACAAGCGCTTCACCCGCAGTGACCACCTCTCTAAGCACCAGAAGACCCACGCCGAATCGGCGCTACAGGGGAAAACCGCCACCGCCGAGGGCGAGGCGGACCACCGGGGCGAGGAGACTGCCGAGATCAACGCCGCCAACGGAGAGCCCGTGGCGAACGGAGACGAAAAGACGGGGCTTCCAGCCGGGGTGGAGAACAGCGGTGGGCTGTTGGAGATCTAA